Proteins from a single region of Pirellulales bacterium:
- a CDS encoding tyrosine-type recombinase/integrase, with protein sequence MPRPRKPWYRRDRSAFYVEFQGRQILLAKGPPDAETRQVAEQKFHALMAECLANPPVDGGNPTVASLVDAFLDYSQKHDAESTHYERKLYLEKFVDDRGRKLVRDCKPYDLTSWIDAHSTWHSDATKSYAVRTVKRAFNWAVEQGLIPHNPFDRVRQRSGGRRRPMTEVEFKSLLKTIGRRSRIGELLRFVALTGCRSGEARLLRWREVDLHSSVACLSKHKTARTLREPKPRVIRLVADAVKLLNQIRRRNDHADFVFVSSLKRPWRRCSIQQAIRRARRAANLPEDVVLYGLRHRFGTESIKHGNDLKTTAELMGHSTTRMTEHYVHFAGEDAHLDAATRRAASWAKGA encoded by the coding sequence ATGCCACGCCCGCGCAAGCCCTGGTATCGCCGCGACCGCAGCGCTTTCTACGTCGAATTCCAGGGCCGGCAAATTCTGCTGGCCAAAGGTCCGCCAGATGCGGAGACCCGGCAAGTTGCCGAGCAAAAGTTTCACGCCTTGATGGCCGAGTGTCTGGCCAACCCGCCGGTCGACGGCGGCAATCCGACCGTCGCATCGCTGGTCGACGCGTTTCTCGATTACTCGCAGAAACACGATGCCGAAAGCACGCACTATGAACGCAAGCTTTACCTGGAAAAGTTTGTTGACGATCGCGGCCGAAAATTGGTGCGCGACTGCAAGCCCTACGATCTGACGAGCTGGATCGACGCCCATTCGACTTGGCACAGCGACGCCACGAAATCCTACGCCGTGCGGACGGTCAAGCGAGCCTTCAACTGGGCAGTCGAGCAGGGACTGATTCCTCACAATCCCTTCGATCGAGTGCGGCAGCGTAGTGGCGGCCGGCGACGGCCTATGACCGAGGTTGAATTCAAGAGCCTGCTGAAGACGATCGGCCGACGCAGCCGCATCGGCGAATTGCTTCGATTCGTAGCGCTCACCGGCTGTCGCTCGGGCGAAGCTCGCCTGCTGCGCTGGCGCGAGGTGGACCTTCATTCCTCGGTCGCCTGCCTCAGCAAGCACAAGACAGCCCGGACGCTTCGAGAGCCCAAGCCCAGGGTCATTCGGCTGGTCGCTGATGCCGTGAAGCTGCTGAACCAAATCCGTCGCCGCAACGACCATGCGGATTTCGTGTTTGTCTCCAGCCTCAAGCGACCCTGGCGGCGCTGCTCGATTCAGCAAGCCATCCGGCGCGCTCGACGCGCGGCGAACCTGCCCGAGGACGTCGTCCTTTACGGCTTGCGCCATCGCTTCGGCACTGAATCGATTAAACACGGGAACGACCTCAAGACGACCGCCGAATTGATGGGGCATTCGACAACCCGGATGACGGAACACTACGTCCACTTCGCCGGCGAGGACGCGCACTTGGACGCGGCGACGCGGCGGGCAGCCAGCTGGGCAAAAGGTGCTTGA